In a single window of the Methylophaga frappieri genome:
- the metX gene encoding homoserine O-succinyltransferase MetX, whose protein sequence is MPDSLPADSVGIVAPHTLHVKTPLTLDCGRTLPEFTLIYETYGQLNADKSNAVLICHALSGDHHAAGYHDLDDRKPGWWESAIGPGKAIDTNHFFVVCPNNLGGCKGSTGPTTINPETGQVYGPDFPIVTVNDWVNSQAILADTLGVSQWAAVIGGSLGGMQALQWAISLPNRLRHALIIAAAPKLSAQNIAFNEVARTAIKSDPDFHDGHYAAHNTLPRQGLGLARMLGHITYLSDEAMGQKFGRELRSGAIQYGYGVEFQIESYLRYQSSSFVERFDANTYLLMTKSLDYFDPAKAFNDDLSAAMQPITAKTLVMSFTSDWRFSPLRSLEIVNAMLTAGKQVSYAEIEANQGHDAFLMPIPRYMEIFSTYMQQVAREVNL, encoded by the coding sequence ATTCATTGCCAGCCGATTCTGTTGGTATTGTCGCGCCGCACACATTGCATGTTAAAACACCATTAACATTGGACTGCGGTCGCACGTTACCTGAGTTCACACTCATTTATGAAACTTATGGACAATTGAATGCCGACAAATCCAATGCGGTTCTGATCTGTCATGCATTGTCTGGCGACCACCATGCAGCGGGATATCATGATCTTGACGATCGTAAACCTGGTTGGTGGGAATCCGCGATTGGTCCCGGAAAAGCGATTGATACCAATCACTTTTTCGTCGTCTGTCCAAATAATTTAGGTGGCTGCAAAGGCTCAACCGGGCCAACCACAATAAATCCCGAAACCGGCCAAGTTTATGGGCCAGATTTCCCTATCGTCACCGTTAATGACTGGGTGAACAGTCAGGCCATTCTCGCCGACACATTAGGCGTGTCGCAATGGGCAGCGGTAATTGGTGGCAGTTTAGGTGGTATGCAGGCGCTACAGTGGGCTATCTCGTTACCGAATCGCCTGCGACATGCCTTGATTATTGCCGCTGCGCCAAAATTATCAGCACAAAATATTGCTTTTAATGAAGTTGCCCGTACGGCAATCAAGTCGGATCCAGATTTTCATGACGGCCATTATGCCGCGCATAATACATTGCCCAGACAAGGACTCGGTCTGGCCAGAATGTTGGGTCATATTACTTACTTGTCTGATGAGGCCATGGGGCAAAAGTTTGGTCGAGAGTTGCGCAGCGGCGCTATTCAATATGGCTACGGCGTTGAGTTTCAAATCGAAAGTTATTTACGCTATCAGAGCTCAAGCTTTGTCGAACGATTTGATGCCAATACTTATCTTCTAATGACCAAATCATTGGACTACTTTGATCCTGCCAAAGCATTCAATGATGATTTATCGGCGGCGATGCAACCCATCACAGCGAAAACACTGGTCATGTCCTTTACCAGTGACTGGCGTTTTTCTCCACTCCGTTCATTAGAAATCGTCAATGCCATGTTAACCGCTGGTAAACAAGTCAGCTATGCTGAAATTGAAGCAAACCAAGGTCATGATGCTTTCCTGATGCCGATCCCCCGATATATGGAAATTTTTTCGACCTATATGCAACAAGTGGCGCGTGAGGTAAACCTTTAA
- the metW gene encoding methionine biosynthesis protein MetW, with protein sequence MTLRLDLQIISDWIPDGSRVLDLGCGNGTLLNHLQQRGITGYGLEIDNSKFPDCLRAGIQVIQADLDDGLRQFADHSFDYVILSQTLQAIKRPDFLLHEIMRVGQHGIIGFPNFGHWRCRLQLGLGGHMPVSKSLPNAWFETPNIHLCTIKDFEKLCAANRYNVLGRSVVNHAYKDTPAIRLLPNLFGETAVYLIQNIAS encoded by the coding sequence ATGACCCTTCGACTTGACTTGCAAATCATTAGTGACTGGATTCCAGACGGCAGCCGCGTGCTGGATCTTGGTTGCGGCAATGGCACTTTGCTTAACCACCTGCAACAGCGAGGTATTACGGGTTACGGACTGGAAATCGACAATAGTAAGTTTCCGGACTGTCTGCGCGCTGGTATCCAAGTCATCCAAGCCGATCTGGATGATGGGTTGCGGCAATTTGCCGATCACAGTTTTGACTACGTCATCTTGTCGCAAACCTTGCAGGCTATCAAACGCCCGGATTTTCTGTTGCATGAAATCATGCGTGTTGGTCAACATGGCATTATTGGTTTTCCCAACTTCGGTCATTGGCGTTGTCGTTTACAGCTGGGTCTGGGTGGCCATATGCCGGTTTCGAAAAGCCTGCCAAACGCCTGGTTTGAAACGCCGAATATTCATCTTTGTACCATTAAAGACTTTGAAAAATTATGCGCAGCAAATCGTTATAATGTGCTGGGCCGCAGTGTCGTCAACCATGCTTACAAAGACACTCCGGCTATTCGGTTATTGCCTAACTTGTTTGGTGAAACCGCTGTTTATCTCATTCAGAATATTGCCTCATGA
- the pyrE gene encoding orotate phosphoribosyltransferase, which translates to MTHQPQQFIEFALNTGVLRFGRFTLKSGRQSPYFFNSGLFHSGASLARLGQFYAQRIVDSEVAFDVLFGPAYKGIPLASATAIALAEQHQRDVPYAFNRKEAKDHGEGGTLVGAPLAGRVLIIDDVISAGTSVGESVELIRAAGAEPAGVVIALDRQERGQTALSAIAQVEANYGIPVFSIICLADLLRYLESASDLQTHRDAVAAYRAEYGV; encoded by the coding sequence ATGACGCATCAGCCACAACAATTTATTGAATTTGCACTTAACACCGGCGTATTACGATTTGGCCGATTTACCTTAAAGTCAGGCCGCCAAAGCCCATACTTTTTTAACAGTGGCTTGTTCCATAGTGGCGCCAGTCTGGCACGACTGGGCCAGTTTTACGCACAGCGTATTGTTGACAGTGAAGTGGCTTTTGATGTGTTGTTTGGGCCTGCCTATAAGGGTATTCCGCTTGCTTCAGCCACGGCGATTGCCTTGGCGGAACAGCATCAACGTGACGTGCCTTATGCTTTTAATCGTAAAGAAGCCAAAGATCACGGCGAAGGCGGAACGTTGGTCGGCGCCCCACTTGCAGGTCGTGTTCTCATTATTGATGATGTCATTTCTGCAGGTACCTCTGTCGGCGAGTCTGTCGAATTGATTCGGGCAGCAGGCGCTGAACCGGCTGGGGTTGTTATCGCTCTGGATCGGCAGGAACGGGGGCAAACTGCGCTGTCTGCCATTGCCCAAGTTGAAGCCAACTATGGCATACCTGTTTTCAGTATTATCTGTCTGGCAGATTTATTGCGTTATCTGGAATCAGCATCTGACTTACAAACACATCGTGATGCCGTCGCTGCCTATCGGGCTGAATATGGTGTTTAA